One window of Anaerolineales bacterium genomic DNA carries:
- a CDS encoding Asp23/Gls24 family envelope stress response protein, whose translation MTEDMQGKTTVSPEVLTTIASLAALEVTGVSRLAPVSGGVNRLFRRGQSDGVRIEAKDNVVYVDLFLILKDGVNIREVGRNVQQNVARSIQEMVGMEAGEVNVHVEDIDFEGDEA comes from the coding sequence ATGACTGAAGATATGCAAGGAAAAACAACGGTCTCGCCGGAAGTTCTGACGACCATTGCCAGTCTTGCCGCGTTGGAGGTGACCGGCGTCAGCCGCCTGGCACCCGTCAGCGGAGGCGTAAACCGGCTCTTTCGCCGGGGGCAAAGCGACGGGGTCCGGATCGAAGCGAAGGATAATGTCGTTTATGTGGACCTGTTTCTGATTCTCAAGGATGGCGTCAACATCCGCGAGGTGGGGCGAAACGTCCAACAGAACGTGGCGCGGTCGATTCAGGAGATGGTCGGCATGGAAGCCGGGGAAGTGAACGTCCATGTCGAAGATATCGATTTCGAAGGGGACGAGGCATGA
- the nusB gene encoding transcription antitermination factor NusB encodes MKPRTRARSLALQVLYEIDLSTHQPGEVLRTRLEETTLPPELAEFARGIVFGVMPLREPLDKVIAKYAPEWPMDQVAAIDRNILRMACWEFAVSGETPVKVAINEAVELAKLFGSDSTARFVNGVLGTLVDHEQEIRQILNRELPQETKLESQ; translated from the coding sequence ATGAAACCTCGAACCCGGGCGCGCTCGCTTGCCTTGCAGGTGTTATACGAGATCGATCTTTCCACACATCAACCCGGAGAAGTATTAAGGACGCGTCTTGAAGAAACCACACTGCCGCCGGAACTCGCCGAGTTTGCCAGGGGTATCGTCTTCGGGGTCATGCCCCTGCGAGAGCCGCTCGACAAGGTGATCGCAAAATACGCGCCGGAATGGCCCATGGATCAGGTCGCCGCCATCGATAGAAACATCCTGCGCATGGCATGCTGGGAATTCGCCGTCTCGGGTGAAACGCCGGTCAAGGTTGCCATCAACGAGGCAGTGGAACTTGCAAAACTCTTCGGCTCGGATTCAACCGCGCGGTTCGTCAACGGAGTGCTTGGAACGCTCGTGGATCATGAGCAGGAAATCCGGCAGATCTTGAACAGGGAACTTCCCCAGGAAACAAAATTGGAATCGCAATAA
- a CDS encoding twin-arginine translocase TatA/TatE family subunit: protein MEILGIGMPELVFIFIIALLILGPKDMQKAGKTVGRWLNKFIKSDIWRVMRSTTNEIRNLPGNLMKEANLEMQKTDEEIRRELKQHNHYSKFVAPDFDDRSNQMIGNKQTESENLKPGRESEGETKNDA, encoded by the coding sequence ATGGAAATCCTCGGCATCGGCATGCCCGAACTTGTCTTTATTTTTATCATTGCCCTGCTCATCCTCGGTCCGAAGGACATGCAGAAGGCGGGTAAAACGGTCGGGCGTTGGTTGAACAAATTCATAAAATCCGATATCTGGCGCGTGATGCGAAGCACCACGAACGAGATCAGGAATCTACCTGGCAATCTGATGAAAGAAGCCAATTTGGAAATGCAGAAGACGGACGAAGAAATTCGAAGGGAACTGAAGCAGCACAATCATTATTCCAAATTCGTCGCTCCAGACTTTGACGACCGCTCCAATCAAATGATCGGCAACAAGCAAACGGAAAGTGAAAACTTGAAACCGGGCAGGGAATCAGAAGGCGAAACAAAGAACGATGCGTAA